The following proteins are co-located in the Candidatus Poribacteria bacterium genome:
- a CDS encoding DUF1349 domain-containing protein yields the protein MAAANAILAIVVSAEQPMAWAYPAPDPLTSLEPGVRVCTSLPMPAHGTRARAIPVRLPKVSTAMPNVTPRLVVEVFEQPNYGGRVGYLVHPQRILADVGFPNSVRSARVFRGPGFGAGPNYRAIFHELPNFQGRKIVLGPGYYPNLLDVVTNHTGQVASINFAPDYDLAGPVWGTVPVIIEVFEATAFRGRKAVVLRDIANTHTQLGMADTIQSARVTKGPDFPSSGAKVRFYEHIDFDGPFLEVPLTNTTQKKEVPDLSMIQMVGGQYASTFGSSISSIQIEGWASSGEFSVMVFSDEFGDATMKPTWRWVAPTGGGVWSRNQGYLEMQVQPGRDLWHGNPPGQGGNMDAPRLVMDLNGDFALETRIPVTPQLKEHGGILVWKDPGRFLRLEKTSGPHGFAGDVRFEQHINRVFSLVGRGQGLVTVRHLFLRLERRGNQFTGFASADGQNWQNCGTSVVAMGDPVQVGLHALCPGSIPPTVTRFDYFRIYKRHGEGAHIGPSPRAAGLEQPMSQTQRLLMMRRLMRS from the coding sequence ATGGCGGCGGCGAACGCCATTCTAGCAATCGTCGTGTCCGCGGAACAACCGATGGCGTGGGCGTATCCAGCGCCCGACCCGTTGACATCACTGGAGCCGGGTGTTAGAGTCTGCACCAGCCTTCCGATGCCGGCTCACGGAACGCGGGCCCGTGCGATTCCTGTGCGTTTACCGAAGGTGTCCACTGCCATGCCGAACGTGACTCCCCGACTGGTCGTCGAGGTCTTTGAGCAGCCCAACTACGGCGGACGCGTAGGCTACCTCGTCCACCCCCAGCGCATCCTCGCGGATGTCGGCTTCCCCAACAGCGTCCGCTCCGCGCGGGTGTTTCGCGGGCCCGGCTTCGGGGCGGGGCCCAACTACCGCGCGATCTTCCACGAGTTGCCGAACTTTCAGGGCAGGAAGATCGTCCTCGGTCCCGGCTACTACCCCAACCTGCTGGACGTCGTGACGAACCACACCGGACAGGTGGCGTCGATCAACTTCGCGCCGGACTACGACCTCGCCGGGCCCGTCTGGGGCACGGTTCCGGTCATCATTGAGGTCTTCGAGGCGACCGCCTTCCGTGGGCGCAAAGCCGTGGTACTCCGCGACATCGCGAACACGCACACGCAGCTCGGAATGGCGGACACGATCCAGAGCGCGCGCGTGACGAAGGGACCCGACTTCCCGTCGAGCGGCGCCAAAGTGCGGTTCTACGAGCACATCGACTTCGACGGGCCCTTCCTTGAGGTTCCCTTGACGAACACGACCCAGAAGAAGGAAGTTCCCGACCTGTCCATGATCCAGATGGTCGGAGGGCAGTACGCTTCCACCTTCGGGAGCTCCATCTCGTCGATCCAGATCGAGGGGTGGGCGTCGTCCGGCGAGTTCAGCGTGATGGTATTCAGCGACGAGTTCGGCGATGCAACGATGAAGCCCACCTGGCGATGGGTCGCGCCCACGGGAGGCGGCGTCTGGTCGCGGAACCAGGGCTATCTCGAAATGCAGGTGCAGCCCGGCAGAGACCTGTGGCATGGGAACCCGCCGGGTCAGGGCGGCAACATGGACGCCCCGCGTCTCGTGATGGACCTGAACGGCGACTTCGCGCTGGAGACGCGCATCCCCGTGACGCCGCAACTCAAGGAACACGGCGGGATTCTCGTCTGGAAGGACCCGGGTCGGTTCCTGCGGCTCGAAAAGACCTCGGGCCCGCACGGATTCGCCGGAGATGTTCGGTTCGAGCAGCACATCAACCGCGTCTTCTCCCTCGTCGGGAGAGGGCAGGGCTTGGTGACGGTGCGGCATCTGTTCCTGCGCCTGGAGCGTCGAGGGAACCAGTTCACCGGATTCGCCAGCGCCGACGGTCAGAACTGGCAGAACTGCGGAACCTCGGTCGTCGCCATGGGCGATCCGGTGCAGGTCGGGCTGCACGCGCTCTGCCCCGGCAGCATTCCTCCGACGGTGACCCGGTTCGACTACTTCCGCATCTACAAGCGCCATGGGGAGGGCGCACACATCGGACCCTCGCCGCGTGCCGCCGGGCTGGAACAGCCGATGTCGCAGACGCAGCGGCTCCTCATGATGCGGCGGCTGATGCGCTCCTAG
- a CDS encoding gfo/Idh/MocA family oxidoreductase: MVRIGLVDFDTSHVVAFTQRWNHIGCPEDQWVKGAKIVAGCPGVSYLSPERVPEYTEQLANYGVEIVAKPEDLIEKVDAVCIESVDGSVHLERARPFIEAGLPLYIDKPFTCSLADALELVGLADAKGVPLFSTSSLRYGLEVLELQSKRDTLGGVIGADAYSPASLHPRNPGLYHYGVHAVETLFALMGKGCVAVQAATTGDVDVVTGYWNDGRVGTVRGTRKGAGGYGFSAFCEKGIVQTSINAGFIYRELLKRITEMFQTRVAPLDIRETLEITAFIEGAIHSAARDGRKVTLAL, encoded by the coding sequence ATGGTTCGGATCGGACTCGTGGACTTCGACACCTCGCATGTGGTCGCGTTCACTCAGCGATGGAACCACATCGGCTGCCCGGAGGATCAGTGGGTCAAGGGAGCTAAGATCGTTGCCGGTTGTCCCGGCGTTTCGTACCTGTCGCCGGAGCGGGTTCCCGAGTACACGGAGCAGCTCGCCAACTACGGCGTCGAGATCGTCGCCAAGCCGGAGGACCTCATCGAGAAGGTGGACGCCGTCTGCATCGAGTCGGTCGACGGGAGCGTGCACCTGGAACGCGCGCGACCGTTCATCGAAGCCGGTCTGCCGCTCTACATCGACAAGCCTTTCACGTGCTCGCTGGCGGATGCGCTGGAGCTCGTCGGACTCGCAGACGCGAAGGGCGTGCCGCTGTTCTCGACCTCATCGCTGCGCTACGGGCTGGAGGTTCTCGAGCTGCAGTCGAAGCGCGACACGTTGGGGGGGGTGATCGGAGCGGACGCCTATTCGCCAGCGTCGCTGCATCCCCGGAACCCGGGGCTGTACCACTACGGCGTGCACGCCGTCGAGACGCTCTTCGCGCTGATGGGCAAGGGCTGCGTCGCCGTGCAGGCGGCGACGACAGGCGACGTCGATGTCGTCACCGGCTACTGGAACGACGGTCGCGTTGGAACCGTGCGCGGAACGCGCAAGGGAGCCGGCGGGTACGGGTTCTCGGCGTTCTGCGAGAAAGGCATCGTGCAGACGAGCATCAACGCGGGGTTCATCTACCGCGAGCTACTCAAGCGGATCACGGAGATGTTCCAGACGCGCGTTGCGCCGCTGGATATCCGCGAGACGCTGGAGATCACGGCGTTCATCGAGGGCGCGATCCACTCGGCAGCGCGCGATGGTCGCAAGGTGACGCTCGCGCTGTAG